One stretch of Rhodoferax lithotrophicus DNA includes these proteins:
- a CDS encoding TIGR03862 family flavoprotein yields the protein MKKVVVVGAGPAGLMAAEVLSSAGVAVAIFDAMPSIGRKFLLAGKGGLNLTHSEPADLFASRYGQRRAQIEALFKTFDAASVRSWAASLGIETFVGSSGRVFPVDMKAAPLLRAWLARLRHPQNGTPVEFFMRHRWVGWHQPLVSSSDQGQGAQAIELDFETPRGSVQVSADAVVLALGGGSWAHLGSNGAWVPLLQAKGVAVTPLLPSNCGFDVKNGWTEHFASRFAGQPFKSVAISFTNSDGVVFVRKGEFVVTQTGVEGSLIYAASSLMRNEIMVNGQAIFQLDLLPDLSQERVLAEVLHPRGTRSLSSHLKSRLHIEGIKAAILHELLSKEQMHDPVQLAQAIKALPIVLKAARPLDEAISSAGGVLFEGMTEGLMLEPLPGVFCAGEMLDWEAPTGGYLLTACLASGAHAGQSVAAFLNKK from the coding sequence ATGAAAAAAGTGGTTGTTGTGGGTGCCGGTCCGGCCGGGTTGATGGCGGCTGAGGTCTTGTCCAGCGCAGGTGTCGCTGTGGCTATTTTTGATGCCATGCCCAGTATTGGGCGCAAATTTTTATTGGCAGGCAAAGGGGGGTTGAATTTGACGCACTCAGAGCCTGCGGACCTGTTTGCTTCACGTTATGGACAACGACGCGCTCAAATTGAAGCGCTTTTCAAGACCTTTGATGCTGCCAGTGTGCGCAGCTGGGCCGCTTCATTGGGTATTGAAACTTTTGTCGGTAGTTCGGGGCGAGTGTTCCCGGTGGATATGAAAGCTGCGCCTTTGCTGCGGGCTTGGCTGGCGCGTTTGCGTCATCCCCAAAACGGAACTCCTGTTGAGTTTTTCATGCGTCACCGCTGGGTTGGCTGGCACCAGCCTTTGGTCTCCAGCTCTGATCAGGGTCAAGGGGCCCAGGCCATTGAATTGGATTTTGAAACACCACGTGGTTCCGTTCAGGTGTCAGCCGATGCTGTGGTACTGGCCCTGGGGGGGGGCAGCTGGGCCCACTTGGGGTCCAACGGTGCGTGGGTTCCGTTGCTGCAAGCGAAGGGCGTGGCTGTGACCCCCTTGTTGCCGAGCAACTGCGGGTTTGATGTGAAAAATGGCTGGACCGAGCACTTTGCCAGCCGGTTTGCGGGTCAGCCCTTCAAGTCTGTCGCTATTTCTTTCACTAATTCCGATGGGGTCGTTTTTGTCCGCAAAGGTGAGTTTGTGGTCACACAGACGGGGGTAGAGGGCAGCTTGATCTACGCCGCGTCCAGTCTGATGCGAAATGAGATCATGGTGAATGGTCAGGCTATCTTTCAACTGGATTTGCTACCTGATTTGTCCCAGGAGCGTGTTCTGGCTGAGGTGCTGCATCCGCGCGGCACACGCTCACTCTCCAGTCATCTGAAAAGTCGGCTTCATATTGAGGGTATCAAGGCGGCCATCCTTCACGAATTGTTGAGTAAAGAACAGATGCATGATCCGGTGCAATTGGCACAGGCCATCAAGGCTTTACCCATTGTCTTAAAAGCCGCTCGTCCCCTGGATGAAGCCATTAGCAGTGCTGGTGGTGTGTTGTTTGAGGGTATGACCGAGGGCTTGATGCTTGAGCCTTTACCCGGTGTCTTTTGTGCTGGAGAGATGCTTGATTGGGAGGCACCCACCGGGGGATATCTGCTGACAGCGTGTTTGGCAAGTGGTGCACATGCGGGACAGAGTGTGGCTGCATTTCTTAATAAGAAATAG
- the trxA gene encoding thioredoxin TrxA, with translation MASELIKHVSDATFESDVLQAELPVLVDYWAEWCGPCKMIAPILDEVSTAYDGKLKIAKMNVDENRDIPAKFGIRGIPTLMLFKGGQLAATKVGAMSKAQLTAFIDQQLV, from the coding sequence ATGGCCAGTGAATTGATCAAACATGTGTCCGATGCCACATTCGAAAGCGACGTTTTACAAGCCGAGCTGCCCGTGTTGGTGGACTACTGGGCTGAATGGTGTGGTCCCTGCAAAATGATTGCACCTATCCTGGACGAAGTATCGACGGCTTATGACGGCAAACTCAAGATTGCCAAAATGAATGTCGATGAAAATCGCGATATTCCAGCCAAGTTTGGCATTCGTGGCATTCCTACCCTCATGCTCTTCAAAGGCGGCCAATTGGCAGCCACCAAAGTTGGTGCCATGAGCAAGGCGCAACTCACCGCTTTTATTGATCAACAACTGGTTTGA
- the rho gene encoding transcription termination factor Rho, producing the protein MHLNELKALHVSEVLKQAEDLEIENTGRMRKQELMFAIIKKRARAGEQIFADGVLEILPDGFGFLRSPDTSYTASTDDIYISPSQVRRFNLHTGDMIEGEVRTPKDGERYFALNKLEKVNGGGPEENKHKVMFENLTPLFPKEQMRLERDIKGEENITGRIIDIIAPIGKGQRALLVAPPKSGKTVMMQHIAHAISANYPNSHMMVLLVDERPEEVTEMQRTVKGEVIASTFDEPAARHVHVAEMVIERAKRLVELKKDVVILLDSITRLARAYNNVVPSSGKVLTGGVDSNALQRPKRFLGAARNVEEGGSLTIIATALVDTGSRMDEVIFEEFKGTGNSEIHLDRRLYEKRVFPSIQLNRSGTRREELLLAPEILQKTRILRQFLYNMDEIESMEMVLKQMRATKNNSEFFDMMRRGG; encoded by the coding sequence ATGCATTTAAACGAACTCAAGGCACTGCACGTGTCAGAAGTCCTCAAGCAAGCTGAAGATCTTGAGATTGAAAATACGGGCCGCATGCGCAAACAAGAGCTGATGTTTGCCATCATTAAAAAACGTGCCCGCGCTGGTGAGCAAATTTTTGCCGACGGCGTGCTGGAAATCCTGCCCGATGGTTTTGGCTTTTTGCGCAGCCCTGACACCAGTTACACCGCCAGTACCGACGACATCTACATCAGCCCCAGCCAGGTGCGCCGCTTTAACCTGCACACCGGTGACATGATTGAAGGTGAAGTGCGCACCCCCAAAGACGGTGAACGTTACTTTGCCCTGAACAAGCTGGAAAAAGTCAACGGTGGTGGCCCGGAAGAAAACAAACACAAGGTGATGTTTGAAAACCTGACACCGCTGTTCCCCAAAGAGCAGATGCGTCTGGAGCGCGACATCAAGGGCGAAGAAAACATCACCGGGCGCATCATCGATATCATTGCCCCGATTGGCAAAGGCCAGCGCGCCCTGCTGGTAGCCCCGCCCAAGAGCGGCAAAACGGTGATGATGCAACACATTGCCCACGCCATCTCGGCCAATTACCCCAACAGCCACATGATGGTGCTGCTGGTGGACGAACGCCCGGAAGAAGTGACCGAAATGCAGCGCACCGTCAAGGGTGAGGTGATTGCCTCCACCTTCGACGAACCGGCCGCCCGCCACGTGCACGTGGCCGAAATGGTGATCGAGCGCGCCAAGCGTCTGGTTGAATTGAAAAAAGACGTGGTGATTTTGCTCGACTCCATTACCCGCCTGGCCCGCGCCTACAACAACGTGGTGCCCTCCTCCGGCAAAGTGCTGACTGGCGGCGTGGATTCCAATGCATTACAACGCCCCAAACGCTTTCTGGGTGCAGCGCGTAATGTCGAAGAAGGTGGTTCACTGACGATCATCGCTACGGCCCTGGTCGACACCGGCAGCCGCATGGACGAGGTGATTTTTGAAGAGTTCAAAGGCACTGGCAATTCTGAAATCCACCTGGATCGCCGTTTGTATGAAAAACGCGTGTTCCCATCGATCCAGCTCAACCGCAGCGGCACCCGTCGTGAAGAATTGCTGCTGGCACCCGAAATCTTGCAAAAAACCCGCATCCTGCGTCAATTCCTGTACAACATGGACGAAATTGAATCCATGGAGATGGTGCTCAAGCAAATGCGTGCCACCAAAAACAACAGCGAATTTTTCGACATGATGCGCCGCGGCGGCTAA
- a CDS encoding ABC transporter ATP-binding protein — translation MLELHHLRQNYGPRALLKDIHLSVAAGEIVALLGPSGSGKSTLLSIVAGLQAPLSGSVWFEGDDITAWPPEQRRFALMFQDFALFPHLNVLDNVAFGLVEQRIGKRYARAQALDMLRLFGLDSQAQHKVWHLSGGEQQRVALARALITRPRALLLDEPFSALDADLRATLRDEFRSRIQAAGIPTLLVTHDASEAQAMAARAVRLVDGVLERLW, via the coding sequence ATGCTTGAGTTGCACCATCTTCGTCAAAACTATGGCCCACGTGCCTTGCTCAAAGATATCCATTTATCTGTGGCTGCTGGTGAGATCGTGGCATTACTTGGGCCTTCGGGCAGCGGTAAAAGTACGCTGCTGAGTATCGTGGCAGGTTTGCAGGCACCCTTGTCGGGCAGTGTCTGGTTTGAGGGGGATGACATCACCGCCTGGCCACCTGAGCAACGCCGTTTCGCCTTGATGTTTCAGGATTTTGCGCTTTTTCCCCATCTGAATGTGCTGGACAACGTGGCTTTTGGTCTGGTCGAGCAACGTATCGGGAAACGCTACGCCAGAGCCCAGGCGCTGGACATGTTGCGCCTGTTCGGACTGGACAGCCAGGCGCAGCATAAAGTCTGGCATTTGTCGGGTGGTGAGCAGCAACGTGTGGCGCTGGCGCGTGCCTTGATCACGCGGCCAAGGGCCTTGCTGCTGGATGAGCCTTTTTCTGCGCTGGATGCGGACTTGCGTGCCACGCTGCGTGATGAATTTCGTAGCCGTATCCAGGCTGCGGGTATTCCCACTTTGCTGGTGACCCATGATGCGTCAGAAGCCCAGGCCATGGCGGCTAGGGCTGTGCGGCTGGTGGATGGGGTGCTTGAACGGCTGTGGTGA
- a CDS encoding ABC transporter permease — MPPLTHRQPGLQSSVWHSSFWLGLLPAAALLVLLIAPLLRLLLAGFTGEVGLPGAVADVSLWQPWQDDYLRWRVLWSLAQAGITCVLAFVLGLPLAWVLARFEFTGRSLVLRLLMLPFVVPTLVAALGVLALWGPHGVLSGWLGIHLQGTPWLLLYGNLFFNLCLVVRAGVDALGQVSARQVAAARSLGATPWRAFWRIEWPAIAPWLMSGLCLVFLYCFAGFGLALVLGGQTYATVEVEIYTLVAHELQLGQASVLALWMLWLTGAVALVYAWLEKRLAAPTRVEPVLRKAPQGLWQWLALLAALAVLVLVCLLPIGAIVWRALAADAWATLLEPDVLAALGNTLRFSVIALVLATLLGVLHALAAQHSVWWRAAAFLPFVVSPVTVAFGLLLLYPSWTASLPLLLAAYALLAYPFVTKALAAGLDSLPPHVLQAARTLGASPWRSFWRVTWPLLRPALRRGMAFAAATALGEFAVTLFLSRPEWTTLTTLIYQRLGHPGQTSLDQAFVLACLLMLLALLSFLMIEWPAPGFENSQQVAGTDVRPKAHKHA; from the coding sequence ATGCCTCCATTGACCCATCGCCAACCAGGACTTCAGTCAAGCGTATGGCATAGCAGCTTCTGGCTCGGGCTGCTGCCTGCCGCCGCCTTGCTGGTGCTGCTGATCGCCCCTTTGCTGCGTTTGCTGCTGGCCGGCTTCACGGGTGAAGTCGGCTTGCCGGGGGCTGTGGCGGATGTTTCCCTCTGGCAGCCCTGGCAAGACGATTACCTGCGCTGGCGCGTGCTCTGGTCGCTGGCACAAGCGGGCATCACCTGTGTGCTGGCCTTCGTGCTGGGCTTGCCCTTGGCCTGGGTGCTGGCGCGTTTTGAATTTACCGGGCGCAGCCTGGTGCTGCGTTTGTTGATGCTGCCGTTTGTGGTGCCGACATTGGTGGCTGCTTTGGGCGTGTTGGCGCTGTGGGGGCCGCACGGGGTGTTGAGTGGCTGGCTGGGCATCCACCTGCAAGGCACACCCTGGTTGCTGTTGTATGGCAATCTGTTTTTTAACCTGTGTCTGGTGGTGCGAGCCGGGGTGGATGCCCTTGGCCAGGTCAGTGCCCGCCAAGTGGCGGCGGCACGCTCGCTGGGGGCCACGCCGTGGCGGGCGTTTTGGCGCATTGAGTGGCCAGCCATTGCGCCGTGGCTGATGTCGGGCCTGTGTCTGGTGTTTTTGTATTGTTTTGCCGGTTTTGGCTTGGCACTGGTGCTGGGCGGTCAGACTTATGCCACGGTCGAGGTCGAAATCTACACCCTGGTGGCGCATGAATTGCAGTTGGGCCAGGCCAGTGTGCTGGCGCTGTGGATGTTGTGGCTGACCGGGGCTGTGGCGCTGGTTTACGCCTGGCTGGAGAAGCGTTTGGCGGCTCCCACACGGGTTGAGCCGGTGTTGCGCAAGGCTCCGCAAGGCCTGTGGCAGTGGCTGGCTTTGCTGGCTGCGCTGGCTGTGTTGGTGCTGGTTTGCCTGTTGCCGATCGGGGCGATTGTGTGGCGTGCGCTGGCAGCCGATGCCTGGGCCACGCTGTTGGAGCCTGATGTGCTGGCCGCTTTGGGCAACACCTTGCGTTTTTCGGTTATCGCCTTGGTGTTGGCGACGCTGCTGGGTGTGTTGCACGCGCTGGCGGCGCAGCACTCGGTGTGGTGGCGTGCGGCTGCATTTTTGCCGTTTGTGGTGTCGCCGGTCACGGTGGCTTTTGGGTTGCTGCTGCTGTACCCGAGCTGGACGGCCAGCTTGCCTTTGCTGCTGGCCGCCTATGCGCTGCTGGCTTACCCGTTCGTCACCAAAGCCTTGGCGGCCGGCTTGGACAGCCTGCCCCCGCATGTGCTGCAAGCCGCCCGCACCCTGGGGGCCAGCCCGTGGCGCAGTTTTTGGCGTGTGACCTGGCCGCTGCTGCGCCCGGCCTTGCGCCGGGGCATGGCGTTTGCCGCAGCCACCGCTTTGGGGGAATTTGCCGTGACGCTGTTTTTGTCGCGCCCCGAGTGGACCACCCTGACCACATTGATCTACCAGCGCCTGGGTCACCCCGGGCAGACCAGTCTTGACCAGGCTTTTGTGCTGGCGTGCTTGTTGATGCTGCTAGCGTTGCTCTCATTTTTAATGATTGAGTGGCCCGCCCCAGGTTTCGAGAATTCACAGCAAGTTGCTGGTACAGATGTACGCCCCAAGGCCCACAAACATGCTTGA
- a CDS encoding thiamine ABC transporter substrate-binding protein, producing the protein MNRRHFAWAATALVALTLSTPSFAADELRVMVHSSFALPKPLLAQFEAENKVKLVILKGGDAGEMLNKLILTKAKPVADVVYGIDNTLVGKALAAGVLETTGVPNADAHLGAALAAVDYGFVNLNYDKAMVAKRAVALPKTLQDLTLPAYKNWLVTPNPATSSTGYAFLLATISSMGEAKAFEWWAQMRANGLKVVKGWSEAYYTEFARNKGAYPLVVSYATSPAAEVFYSKDKLTESPTASLNLKGGVFRQVEGVGLVKGGAQPAAALKFVEFMRSAPVQETLQTEMWMYPVHTGTPRAPVMQHAAEPTEFESPAAPLIARKGSEWVARWTKVVLK; encoded by the coding sequence ATGAATCGTCGTCACTTTGCCTGGGCCGCCACTGCGCTGGTCGCCCTGACCCTGTCCACCCCAAGTTTTGCCGCCGATGAACTGCGTGTGATGGTGCACAGTTCATTCGCCTTGCCCAAGCCGCTGCTGGCGCAGTTTGAAGCCGAAAACAAGGTCAAACTGGTCATCCTCAAAGGCGGTGATGCCGGTGAAATGCTCAACAAGCTGATTCTCACCAAAGCCAAGCCGGTGGCTGACGTGGTGTATGGCATTGACAACACGCTGGTGGGCAAAGCCCTGGCCGCTGGTGTGCTGGAAACCACTGGTGTGCCCAACGCGGATGCCCATCTGGGGGCTGCGCTGGCCGCAGTGGACTATGGTTTTGTCAATCTCAACTACGACAAAGCCATGGTCGCCAAGCGTGCCGTGGCTTTGCCTAAAACCTTGCAGGACTTGACGCTGCCAGCCTACAAAAACTGGCTGGTCACCCCCAACCCGGCCACCAGCAGCACCGGCTACGCCTTTTTGCTGGCCACCATCTCCAGCATGGGCGAGGCCAAGGCCTTTGAATGGTGGGCGCAGATGCGGGCCAATGGCCTGAAAGTGGTCAAAGGCTGGAGCGAGGCTTACTACACCGAATTTGCCCGCAACAAAGGGGCGTACCCGCTGGTGGTGAGTTATGCCACCAGCCCGGCCGCCGAAGTGTTTTACAGCAAGGACAAGCTCACCGAGTCACCCACCGCCAGCCTGAACCTCAAGGGCGGCGTGTTCCGCCAGGTCGAAGGTGTGGGGCTGGTCAAAGGCGGCGCACAACCAGCGGCGGCTCTGAAGTTTGTCGAATTCATGCGTTCTGCGCCAGTGCAGGAAACCTTGCAGACCGAGATGTGGATGTACCCGGTGCACACCGGCACCCCACGTGCGCCGGTCATGCAACACGCCGCAGAACCCACCGAGTTTGAAAGTCCGGCAGCCCCGCTGATTGCCCGCAAAGGCAGCGAGTGGGTGGCGCGTTGGACCAAGGTGGTCCTGAAATAA
- a CDS encoding AAA family ATPase, which yields MTPQLIGLIGAECTGKTTLAKALAAHFGGLWVPEFLRTFCLQQGRTPRVDEQGFILRSQFDLEEQRLAQARQTGCALVFCDTTPLLTAIYSAHYFADTSLLDSAHVLQQRYALNLVLRPDLGWEPDGGQRDGAQARAAVDALVLHQLQTRRYPHIEVSGQGPQRVQAAILAVDTLRL from the coding sequence ATGACACCTCAACTCATTGGCTTGATCGGTGCCGAATGCACCGGCAAAACCACTCTGGCAAAAGCCCTGGCCGCCCATTTTGGTGGTTTGTGGGTGCCTGAATTTTTGCGGACGTTCTGTCTGCAACAAGGCCGAACCCCCAGGGTGGATGAACAGGGCTTCATCCTGCGCAGCCAGTTTGACCTGGAAGAACAGCGGCTGGCCCAGGCCCGGCAAACCGGCTGCGCGCTGGTTTTTTGTGACACCACACCGCTGTTAACCGCCATTTACAGTGCCCATTATTTTGCGGATACCTCGCTGCTCGATTCGGCACATGTGTTGCAGCAGCGCTATGCACTGAACCTGGTGTTGCGCCCCGACCTAGGGTGGGAGCCTGACGGCGGGCAGCGTGACGGTGCGCAGGCCCGCGCGGCGGTCGATGCCCTGGTGCTGCACCAGCTGCAAACCCGGCGTTACCCGCACATTGAAGTCTCTGGTCAGGGCCCGCAACGGGTGCAAGCCGCCATTCTGGCCGTGGACACCCTGCGTCTGTGA
- the serS gene encoding serine--tRNA ligase has protein sequence MLDLTLLRKDLAQVVARLQTRKNPQAFLDVDAFSALEAERKTIQVRTEALQAQRNASSKQIGQLKAKGPAGAAEVEAVMAQVASIKDELDTSAKRLDQIQLEMQTLLLAVPNLPHESVPVGEDEHGNLVVRTWGTPRSFDFEIKDHVDVGNPLGLDFEMGVKLTGARFTVMKGQIARLHRALAQFMLDVQTQEHGYTECYTPYIVNGETLRGTGQLPKFEGDLFAAKKGGQEGEEQPDHTALYLIPTAEVPLTNFVRDVVVAESELPIKLTGHTPCFRSEAGSAGRDTRGLIRQHQFDKVEMVQIVHPEKSYEALEVMTGHAEAILQKLGLPYRVMSLCSGDMGFGASKTYDLEVWLPAQNTYREISSVSNCEAFQARRLQARFKNAQGKNELVHTLNGSGLAVGRTLVAVLENYQNADGSVTVPEALRPYLGGLEALKA, from the coding sequence ATGCTAGACCTTACCCTGCTGCGCAAAGACCTGGCCCAAGTGGTGGCCCGCCTGCAAACCCGCAAAAACCCGCAAGCCTTTCTGGACGTGGATGCCTTCAGCGCGCTGGAAGCCGAGCGCAAAACCATTCAGGTGCGCACCGAAGCCCTGCAAGCCCAGCGCAACGCATCCAGCAAACAAATCGGCCAGCTCAAGGCCAAAGGCCCGGCGGGTGCTGCCGAGGTCGAGGCGGTAATGGCGCAAGTGGCCAGCATCAAGGACGAGCTGGACACATCGGCCAAACGGCTGGATCAGATTCAGCTGGAAATGCAAACTCTGTTGCTGGCCGTGCCCAACCTGCCGCATGAAAGTGTGCCGGTGGGTGAAGATGAGCATGGCAACCTGGTGGTGCGCACCTGGGGCACACCACGCAGCTTTGACTTCGAGATCAAGGATCATGTGGACGTGGGCAACCCGCTCGGGCTGGACTTTGAGATGGGGGTCAAGCTCACCGGAGCCCGTTTTACTGTCATGAAGGGCCAGATCGCCCGCCTGCACCGCGCCCTGGCCCAGTTCATGCTGGACGTGCAAACCCAGGAACACGGCTACACCGAGTGCTACACGCCCTACATCGTCAATGGTGAAACCCTGCGCGGCACCGGCCAGTTGCCCAAGTTTGAGGGTGATTTGTTTGCCGCCAAAAAAGGTGGGCAAGAGGGTGAAGAGCAACCCGACCACACTGCGCTGTATTTGATTCCCACCGCTGAAGTGCCTTTGACGAATTTTGTGCGCGACGTGGTCGTCGCTGAATCCGAGTTGCCGATCAAGCTCACCGGCCACACCCCGTGCTTTCGCTCGGAAGCTGGCAGCGCCGGTCGCGATACCCGTGGCCTGATCCGCCAGCACCAGTTTGACAAGGTCGAGATGGTGCAAATTGTCCACCCCGAAAAAAGCTACGAGGCGCTGGAAGTGATGACCGGCCACGCCGAAGCCATTTTGCAAAAGCTCGGCCTGCCGTACCGGGTGATGAGCCTGTGCTCCGGCGACATGGGCTTTGGCGCCAGTAAAACCTATGACCTGGAAGTCTGGCTGCCTGCGCAAAACACCTACCGCGAAATCAGCTCAGTGAGCAATTGCGAAGCCTTCCAGGCGCGCCGTCTGCAAGCCCGCTTCAAGAACGCCCAAGGCAAAAACGAGCTGGTGCACACCCTCAACGGCTCCGGCCTGGCGGTCGGCCGCACCCTGGTGGCGGTGCTGGAAAACTACCAGAATGCCGACGGCTCGGTCACCGTGCCCGAAGCGCTGCGGCCTTATCTGGGTGGCCTTGAGGCCTTGAAAGCCTGA